The Sulfuricurvum sp. genome includes the window TTCTAGTTTAAGTACGTATAACCAAATTTTTAAAAAGATATCTCAATACAAGTTTGATTTGCTGCAATGGAAAAAAAGTTATACTGATATAAAGCTTTATTATGCACGGCTAAGTCTTGAAAAAGATTCTATAAAAACAAACAATGGGCTAATTACTCTTAAATTACTTTTTTCGGATTATTCTCCAGTTTCACTAATCATTGATACTACAAATTGGAGTAATAAGAAACGTAATGAAATTCTTGATGAACTATCTAGTATATCAAAACAAAAAAAAGATTTGTACATTAAAACGTTGAATGCAAAAATAAGTCAATATCTTCTACAATCAGGAGGAATCAAAGAAGATATTCCTGCTCGGGAAATGAAAAAACTTCAAGAAAGCAGTAAATCAATTGAAGAAATATATATTTTCTTTGTCGGCTCATTAGATACAAATAATTCGAGAAAATTCATACTTTTTAACGATGACTTTAGACTTTATTATGCATCTTTATGTAATATAGTTTATCCAGCATCATAATAAAGAGTGAGCCACCTATTAGGCTTTGACTTCTCCCCAAACATTTCGGAGTTTTTGAGTGTAATAGATCAAAGCATCCTCACGACATAACCGTTTGGGTTTCTCTTTGATGTGCAAGGTGGTGCGAAACTCTCCATCGATCATACGAATACTCATAATCTCATCCATGACACACTCCCCATAGGTACGCCCTTTGGCCGCTTCGGTTTTAATCTGGGGATGAAGTTGTAATTCTTCTATCTCTTCCATTTTGTGTTCTCACCTTAGTCTCGAATGCTATCTGGGAGATTACGATCACGTTTGAGCGCATCGATGGCGGCATCGACAGCCCGTTTAAGTTTGAGTGCCGCTTCGAGCCCTTGTCGGTCTTTGGTGATTTCGAGGGTACCCTCAACTCTGATGGTGTCAGTACCGTTTTGAATATGGAGATTACCGGTAGTGAATCCGTCCGTATCGTTTTCATACGCCATAAAAGGTTGCTGCATGGTGTTCCTCTCTTATGGATTGTTTAATTAGCGCAATGATAACACACCTCTAAGACTCAGAAACGATTTATTGCAACACAGAGTTGTTTATTATTCGTTCAGCGCTCTGAGGACGCTAAAAAACGATCACGAGAGGACACATTGGAAGCTTCAAGGGTTGTTTGTGCTCTATAGCACACCGCTAGAGCAATTTTGCAAAGGTCAACTCTTTGGGGATTGGTTTGGAACACAGCAATCGTTTATTCCCAAAATAGACCCCGCGATAATGGCTGGGCTGAGACGGTATTTATGGCCGTATTCGATATCGGAGAGCTTTTCTTCTGCTATGGCTTTGGCATCGTCTTCACTGCATCCAGCCAGTTCGCACAGTGTTTCAATCACTTCCTCTCGAAATTCATCGATTGTAGCCATTGCCCCCTCCCCTACTCTATACACCCAAATGCGAGGTTGGTGATGTGGTACTCTTTATAGTGTTTGCTGCGACTACCGAACAGTTTTTTAAATAGACGTTTTATCATGCGTATCGCTCAAGCAAAGGATGTTCCCTCTCATCAAGGAGGACATGATCGTAGATAAAGGCAATACTCTCCTCCATCACACTCGATACCCTTTGTACGAAAGGGTTATTGGATGGTGAGATCTGCTCTACAATCATATCGATGACACTTTGCCCCCCTACCCTGGCTTGGTTATTATGCAACCTTCCAAAGAGACGCATCAGTTCTCTGTGAGCATGAATGGAGGCAATGTCTTCTTCGCTCTTTTGCTTTTTAAAGGCATAGCGAGTGTATTTGAAGTAATGCAAGAAGAACAGTGCAGCCAATTCGTTTTTCTCAATCGTTTTTTTCATAATCATAAGTGTATGTCAATTTACAATATATTCATCATAATATGTCAAATTGAAATATTCTTCGCACAATGATAATCCATTTAGATCTTGATACTTTCTTTTGTTTATGTGAGAGGGGGAGGGGAGTTATAGAGTTGTGCATGCACAACTTACCCATTTATTCTCCAATGAGCTCTTTGATTTGATGAATTAAAGATTGAACTTTCTCTTTTTTGTCACCATTCAATCCTAATGTATTTATGACAATTTTATTTTTTGATATTTCTACTCGACTTTTTGTTTTTACAGGTTTTGATAACGCTTGCTTGATAGCTTCGAGTGCATCTGAACGAGAAAGTGTTTTGATTTCGGTGTAAAGTTTTTCCAAAAGATCACTATTTACTTTGTTAAGAGCTGATAAAACAGTTATGTCACTGTATCGGTCTTTTTTAATTTGATCCAAAAGAGAGGAGGGGAGTCGAAGAACTGATAGGGTTTTAGATAGCCAACTTTTCGACACTCCAATAGCTTCTGCTAAATCATTCTGAGTTTCTACGATTTTGTCTTCAAGAATCTTCTTAAATGCTATCGCATTTTCGATAGGGTTCATTTCACTTCGTTGTAGATTTTCGACCAAAGGTAAAAGAGCCAGTTGTGCATGCACAACTTTATCCATTACCACCGCTTTAATAAACTCTTTTTCAAGCAACTTATGTGCTTCAAAACGGCGGTGACCTGCGATAATGGTCAATACGTCATTATCCTTACTAACAACAATAGGTTGTAAAAGACCATTTTGTTCAATCGAATCAGCAAGCTCTTTAAGTGCCGTCGGTTCTATTTCAATACGTGGTTGATAAGGATTGGGTTGTAATTTAGAGAGTGGTATTTCAATAACAATATCAGGATTTTTTTCTACAGCTTGAATTTGTTCTGTTAAAGCAGCATTTTGTGAGATTTTTTTCGCTAACGAATAATCAATCTTTTTTCTTGTCATTTATCCCTACCTTACGTTTAATCTCTTTTACAAACTCTTTTAACTCTTTTGTGGATTCCGATTTTTTGTCCAATTCTCTAACGCTAAAGCCATACGCAACACTGTTTGCAAAATCAACACGTCTACGCATCATTGCATCCATTAATCGAAAATGTTTGGAACTATTAATGAAGTCATGCACTTCATCAAACTTTTTTTGATTAGGATTAGTCTTATTCAGAACTACATTCGTCACTATATTTACACCGGATTGTTCCGAAAGTTCCCGCAAAATACTCTCGTATTTTTGCAAACCTAAAATCTCTGTAAACTCACTTGATACCGGCGTAATGATAAAATCACTCACCAAAATAGCAAAACGGTTAAGACTTGAGTCGAATCCACCAGAATCTACAATTACGATTGTTTCTTCATCCATAGATTCAAAATAGTTTTCAAGTTCTTCAGCTGTTGTAAAAATATGAACCGGCAAAGGTGTTTGACCCATCTCATGACGAATCTGATTATAAGCAGTTACCGTTTGCTGAACATCCAAATCTATAACTTCGACGTTATTCTTTCGTGCAAGCTCTAATGCTATGTTATAGGCGAGGGTGGATTTCCCTACACCGCCCTTTTGGTGCGAAATAGTTATTATCATTCGTTATCCCGTTTTATTTCCCTTAGTATAGCAAAAATCGTACCTTTGTGTTAGTCGTGTTAGTCAATATTAATCTCTTGAAGTAATCTATGCTAAAATATGCTACTTCTAAATGCAAAAGGGATCAAATGGCTCAACACCTGTACGACATCAATCTTGAACGAACATTGTTGTCGAGTCTTATTTTTGAACCCTCCTTAATAAACGAATACTATCATCGACTCAATCGAGTCTCTTTATTTTTTCACGAATCACATCAAATTATTTTTCAGACACTTTTAAAATTTCACAATGAATCAATCCCTATCGAAGAGGGGATGATAAATACACATCTCAAAAAAGCCGGCTATACTTTTGAAAATGAACTGGTTACTATTTTAACCTCTACTCCATCTGCTTCAATCGAACCCTATATTGATGAATTGAGTGAATTAGCTGACAAACGGCATCTTATTTCACTAATTAATGCTTTTAATCGTGACCTGCATGATGAATCCATGCAATCCGCTGCATTGCTAAGCAACACGATTGATAGATTAGAATCATTTCGCCAAACCCATCGTATAGAATTATTCGAAACTTCTGACATTACTTCAATCGAAGCAGAAGAAGCCGATTTTATTTGTAAGTCATGGCTACCTTTCCCTAAAAAAACGGTCTCGCTAATTTCAGCTCCCGGTGGTAGTGGTAAGAGTTGGATGGTATTGCAACTCATGATGCGTTATCTTATTGAAACACCCTCATCAAAAGCTTTCGCGTGGCTATCTGAAGATCCAACAGGTCTTACAGCACATCGTGCAGAAAAAATTGCAACCTCT containing:
- a CDS encoding AAA family ATPase; the encoded protein is MAQHLYDINLERTLLSSLIFEPSLINEYYHRLNRVSLFFHESHQIIFQTLLKFHNESIPIEEGMINTHLKKAGYTFENELVTILTSTPSASIEPYIDELSELADKRHLISLINAFNRDLHDESMQSAALLSNTIDRLESFRQTHRIELFETSDITSIEAEEADFICKSWLPFPKKTVSLISAPGGSGKSWMVLQLMMRYLIETPSSKAFAWLSEDPTGLTAHRAEKIATSIMSQSLNVFKGRLSISNSPTLQVLIEQGRGVEVNAFFGDFKKNLSPYDLIILDPLIAFFGADENNNAHARKFMQLFTEWAAKENKTIIFIHHSTKNTTQARGASAFTDAVRLVYEVSLITDKKGEVDETRNHMRKLSLTKDNYGAAKLLGGKSVSRQIFPETKIDSQSFMKDF
- a CDS encoding ParB/RepB/Spo0J family partition protein, which codes for MTRKKIDYSLAKKISQNAALTEQIQAVEKNPDIVIEIPLSKLQPNPYQPRIEIEPTALKELADSIEQNGLLQPIVVSKDNDVLTIIAGHRRFEAHKLLEKEFIKAVVMDKVVHAQLALLPLVENLQRSEMNPIENAIAFKKILEDKIVETQNDLAEAIGVSKSWLSKTLSVLRLPSSLLDQIKKDRYSDITVLSALNKVNSDLLEKLYTEIKTLSRSDALEAIKQALSKPVKTKSRVEISKNKIVINTLGLNGDKKEKVQSLIHQIKELIGE
- a CDS encoding ParA family protein, with product MIITISHQKGGVGKSTLAYNIALELARKNNVEVIDLDVQQTVTAYNQIRHEMGQTPLPVHIFTTAEELENYFESMDEETIVIVDSGGFDSSLNRFAILVSDFIITPVSSEFTEILGLQKYESILRELSEQSGVNIVTNVVLNKTNPNQKKFDEVHDFINSSKHFRLMDAMMRRRVDFANSVAYGFSVRELDKKSESTKELKEFVKEIKRKVGINDKKKD